Proteins encoded in a region of the Quercus lobata isolate SW786 chromosome 8, ValleyOak3.0 Primary Assembly, whole genome shotgun sequence genome:
- the LOC115957578 gene encoding non-functional pseudokinase ZED1-like isoform X2, which produces MRWSWFTDHFFNKRKQRERAFYENGRLLLEKLIASCNAKPIPIRTFSPQQLRQATNNFSSEQLVTGFSFRYKGSLEGRIVLIKGSFVRNAKPIPIRTFSPQQPRQATNNYPAQHLGIYWYKGSLEGRIVLIKRLDNLAYIAINDLVISAQLSGHSNVLKPIGCCLHTPSPFLVFEFAANGFLSDRIYVSLVIELHHQPMVWERRLKIARQIAHALSYLHTAFPRPVIHMGIRIYSILLNENDVPKLSSFYFSVSIPEGEADVEGFDGFQQFGFCAPEFKATSKVTEKADVYDFGQILLELLTGEDSLNITRFTIDKDSSLVAYIHNRAQGSCINEIVDPAILAKDGDGGASLQHQLQAVVDLALTCTEEDPQRRPTMVDVTKQLRRIERFAQMGELLLGNLQNLKLHESFEEQSSASLKRNASSDEIQVVNEASERPLEV; this is translated from the exons ATGCGCTGGAGTTGGTTCACCGATCATTTCTTTAATAAAAgaaagcaaagagagagagcgTTTTATGAGAATGGAAGGCTGTTACTTGAGAAGCTGATTGCCTCTTGCAATGCCAAGCCTATTCCCATCCGTACCTTCTCCCCTCAACAGCTCCGCCAAGCAACCAACAACTTTTCTTCTGAACAGCTGGTAACGGGGTTCTCTTTTCGGTACAAGGGTTCTCTTGAAGGACGAATTGTTCTCATTAAGGGTTCTTTTGTTCGCAATGCCAAGCCTATTCCCATCCGTACTTTCTCCCCTCAACAACCCCGCCAAGCAACCAACAATTATCCTGCTCAACATCTGGGAATTTATTGGTACAAGGGTTCTCTTGAAGGACGA ATTGTTCTCATTAAGCGTTTAGATAATTTGGCCTATATAGCCATCAATGATTTAGTGATTTCTGCACAATTGAGCGGTCACAGCAATGTATTAAAGCCCATAGGCTGCTGTCTCCACACTCCATCTCCCTTTTTAGTGTTTGAATTTGCGGCCAATGGTTTCCTCTCTGATCGAATTTATGTCTCCCTTGTTATTGAACTACATCATCAGCCGATGGTGTGGGAGAGAAGGTTAAAGATTGCAAGGCAGATTGCTCATGCTCTTTCTTATCTCCATACTGCCTTCCCAAGACCTGTCATCCACATGGGTATACGAATTTATAGTAtcttattaaatgaaaatgatGTTCCCAAATTGTCcagcttttatttttctgtatcAATTCCCGAAGGTGAAGCTGACGTGGAAGGTTTTGACGGCTTTCAACAGTTTGGTTTCTGCGCCCCTGAGTTTAAAGCAACAAGCAAGGTAACTGAGAAAGCTGATGTATATGATTTTGGTCAGATTCTTCTAGAACTTTTAACTGGAGAGGATTCTCTTAATATAACCCGATTTACAATTGATAAAGACTCTAGTTTAGTAGCATACATACATAACCGTGCTCAAGGTAGTTGCATAAACGAGATTGTGGACCCTGCAATCTTGGCTAAAGATGGGGATGGAGGTGCTAGTTTACAGCATCAATTACAAGCTGTGGTGGACCTTGCCTTGACATGTACAGAGGAAGATCCACAAAGAAGGCCAACTATGGTTGATGTCACCAAACAACTCAGACGGATTGAGAGG TTCGCACAAATGGGTGAATTGCTTTTGGGAAATTTGCAGAATTTAAAGCTTCATGAGAGTTTTGAAGAGCAATCTTCTGCATCATTGAAAAGGAATGCTTCTAGTGATGAAATCCAAGTAGTGAATGAAGCCTCTGAAAGGCCTCTTGAAGTTTAA
- the LOC115957578 gene encoding non-functional pseudokinase ZED1-like isoform X3: MRWSWFTDHFFNKRKQRERAFYENGRLLLEKLIASCNAKPIPIRTFSPQQLRQATNNFSSEQLVTGFSFRYKGSLEGRIVLIKGSFVRNAKPIPIRTFSPQQPRQATNNYPAQHLGIYWYKGSLEGRIFLIKRLDQFSDLAINDLVISAKMSGHSNVLKPIGCCLHTPSPIAVFEYAANGILADRIYVSHRRQPMVWERRLKIARQIAHALSYLHTAFPRPVIHMGIRIYSILLNENDVPKLSSFYFSVSIPEGEADVEGFDGFQQFGFCAPEFKATSKVTEKADVYDFGQILLELLTGEDSLNITRFTIDKDSSLVAYIHNRAQGSCINEIVDPAILAKDGDGGASLQHQLQAVVDLALTCTEEDPQRRPTMVDVTKQLRRIERFAQMGELLLGNLQNLKLHESFEEQSSASLKRNASSDEIQVVNEASERPLEV, translated from the exons ATGCGCTGGAGTTGGTTCACCGATCATTTCTTTAATAAAAgaaagcaaagagagagagcgTTTTATGAGAATGGAAGGCTGTTACTTGAGAAGCTGATTGCCTCTTGCAATGCCAAGCCTATTCCCATCCGTACCTTCTCCCCTCAACAGCTCCGCCAAGCAACCAACAACTTTTCTTCTGAACAGCTGGTAACGGGGTTCTCTTTTCGGTACAAGGGTTCTCTTGAAGGACGAATTGTTCTCATTAAGGGTTCTTTTGTTCGCAATGCCAAGCCTATTCCCATCCGTACTTTCTCCCCTCAACAACCCCGCCAAGCAACCAACAATTATCCTGCTCAACATCTGGGAATTTATTGGTACAAGGGTTCTCTTGAAGGACGAATTTTTCTCATTAAGCGTTTAGATCAATTTTCCGATTTAGCCATCAATGATTTAGTGATTTCTGCAAAAATGAGTGGTCACAGCAATGTTTTAAAGCCCATAGGCTGTTGTCTCCACACTCCATCTCCCATTGCAGTGTTTGAATATGCCGCCAATGGTATCCTTGCAGATCGAATTTATGTCTCCCACCGACGTCAGCCGATG GTGTGGGAGAGAAGGTTAAAGATTGCAAGGCAGATTGCTCATGCTCTTTCTTATCTCCATACTGCCTTCCCAAGACCTGTCATCCACATGGGTATACGAATTTATAGTAtcttattaaatgaaaatgatGTTCCCAAATTGTCcagcttttatttttctgtatcAATTCCCGAAGGTGAAGCTGACGTGGAAGGTTTTGACGGCTTTCAACAGTTTGGTTTCTGCGCCCCTGAGTTTAAAGCAACAAGCAAGGTAACTGAGAAAGCTGATGTATATGATTTTGGTCAGATTCTTCTAGAACTTTTAACTGGAGAGGATTCTCTTAATATAACCCGATTTACAATTGATAAAGACTCTAGTTTAGTAGCATACATACATAACCGTGCTCAAGGTAGTTGCATAAACGAGATTGTGGACCCTGCAATCTTGGCTAAAGATGGGGATGGAGGTGCTAGTTTACAGCATCAATTACAAGCTGTGGTGGACCTTGCCTTGACATGTACAGAGGAAGATCCACAAAGAAGGCCAACTATGGTTGATGTCACCAAACAACTCAGACGGATTGAGAGG TTCGCACAAATGGGTGAATTGCTTTTGGGAAATTTGCAGAATTTAAAGCTTCATGAGAGTTTTGAAGAGCAATCTTCTGCATCATTGAAAAGGAATGCTTCTAGTGATGAAATCCAAGTAGTGAATGAAGCCTCTGAAAGGCCTCTTGAAGTTTAA
- the LOC115957578 gene encoding non-functional pseudokinase ZED1-like isoform X1 has product MRWSWFTDHFFNKRKQRERAFYENGRLLLEKLIASCNAKPIPIRTFSPQQLRQATNNFSSEQLVTGFSFRYKGSLEGRIVLIKGSFVRNAKPIPIRTFSPQQPRQATNNYPAQHLGIYWYKGSLEGRIFLIKRLDQFSDLAINDLVISAKMSGHSNVLKPIGCCLHTPSPIAVFEYAANGILADRIYVSHRRQPMVWERRLKIARQIAHALSYLHTAFPRPVIHMAIDMGHILLDEHDVPKLSGFLFSVSIPEGEADVEGFSGFRYIASSAPEFKATGKVTEKADVYAFGRILLELLSGEDSFQISRLTIDKDSTLVAYIRNRAQGSCINEIVDPAILAEDGEGGVSLLRQLQAVVDLALTCTEEDPQRRPTMVDVTKQLRRIERVTQEGEALLGSLQNLKLHERFEILLWKIANDILPTEARMKLEGKRETTCCPLCETEEETCLHLFKNCSVAKAAWFSSNWGFFIESLNANNSFDLIKSIVSPPAHVLQEQVTKEQFVLIAAKIMDHIWRLRNQVIFENKKLNFQAIPFQNFAEI; this is encoded by the exons ATGCGCTGGAGTTGGTTCACCGATCATTTCTTTAATAAAAgaaagcaaagagagagagcgTTTTATGAGAATGGAAGGCTGTTACTTGAGAAGCTGATTGCCTCTTGCAATGCCAAGCCTATTCCCATCCGTACCTTCTCCCCTCAACAGCTCCGCCAAGCAACCAACAACTTTTCTTCTGAACAGCTGGTAACGGGGTTCTCTTTTCGGTACAAGGGTTCTCTTGAAGGACGAATTGTTCTCATTAAGGGTTCTTTTGTTCGCAATGCCAAGCCTATTCCCATCCGTACTTTCTCCCCTCAACAACCCCGCCAAGCAACCAACAATTATCCTGCTCAACATCTGGGAATTTATTGGTACAAGGGTTCTCTTGAAGGACGAATTTTTCTCATTAAGCGTTTAGATCAATTTTCCGATTTAGCCATCAATGATTTAGTGATTTCTGCAAAAATGAGTGGTCACAGCAATGTTTTAAAGCCCATAGGCTGTTGTCTCCACACTCCATCTCCCATTGCAGTGTTTGAATATGCCGCCAATGGTATCCTTGCAGATCGAATTTATGTCTCCCACCGACGTCAGCCGATGGTGTGGGAGAGAAGGTTAAAGATTGCAAGGCAGATTGCTCATGCTCTTTCTTATCTCCATACTGCCTTCCCAAGACCTGTCATCCACATGGCTATAGATATGGGCCATATCTTATTAGATGAACATGATGTTCCCAAATTGTCCggctttttattttctgtatCAATTCCCGAAGGTGAAGCTGACGTGGAAGGTTTTAGTGGCTTTCGATATATAGCTTCCAGCGCCCCCGAGTTTAAAGCAACAGGCAAGGTAACTGAGAAAGCTGATGTATATGCTTTTGGTCGGATTCTTCTAGAACTTTTATCTGGAGAGGATTCTTTTCAAATATCCCGATTGACAATTGATAAAGATTCTACTTTAGTAGCATACATACGTAACCGTGCCCAAGGTAGTTGCATAAACGAGATTGTGGATCCTGCAATCTTGGCTGAAGATGGGGAAGGAGGTGTTAGTTTACTACGGCAGTTACAAGCTGTGGTGGACCTTGCCTTGACATGTACAGAGGAAGATCCACAAAGAAGGCCAACTATGGTTGATGTCACCAAACAACTCAGACGGATTGAGAG AGTCACACAGGAAGGTGAGGCGCTTTTGGGAAGTTTGCAGAATTTAAAGCTTCATGAGCGTTTTGAAATATTATTATGGAAGATTGCAAATGACATCTTACCAACAGAAGCTCGAATGAAGCTAGAAGGTAAGAGGGAAACTACTTGCTGTCCTTTGTGTGAAACTGAAGAAGAAACATGCCTGCACTTGTTCAAAAACTGTTCTGTAGCAAAAGCAGCTTGGTTTAGCTCAAACTGGGGATTCTTTATTGAATCTTTGAATGCTAATAACAGCTTTGATCTCATTAAGAGTATAGTCAGTCCTCCAGCTCATGTGTTACAAGAGCAGGTCACCAAGGAGCAGTTTGTTCTTATAGCAGCAAAAATTATGGATCACATTTGGAGGTTGAGAAATCAAGTtatatttgagaataaaaaattaaatttccaaGCAATTCCTTTCCAAAATTTCGCAGAAATTTGA